A portion of the Acidihalobacter yilgarnensis genome contains these proteins:
- the ftsA gene encoding cell division protein FtsA, with protein MSKRADRGMIVGLDIGTSKVVAIVGEINAEGTIDIVGIGSHPSRGLKKGVVVNIESTVQSMQRAVEEAELMAGVQIHSVYAGIAGSHIRSLNSHGIVAIKDKEVTQSDVDRVIDAARAVAIPADQQVLHILPQEFIIDDQEGIHEPVGMSGVRLEAKVHLVTGAVSAAQNIIKCVRRCGLEVEDIILEQLASSYAVLTEDEKELGVCLVDIGGGTTDLAVFTDGAIRHTSVIPIAGDQVTNDIAVALRTPTQYAEEIKIKYACALRQLANPEETIEVPSVGDRPSRRLSRQTLAEVVEPRYEELLSLVQAELRRSGYEDLIAAGIVLTGGSSKMEGALDLAEEVFHMPVRLGVPQHVFGLADVVRNPIHATGVGLVLYGSRGRGAGRLERHRMPTSSDGVWHRMKSWFQGNF; from the coding sequence ATGTCCAAGCGAGCGGACCGGGGCATGATCGTAGGCCTGGATATTGGTACCTCGAAGGTTGTCGCCATTGTTGGCGAGATCAATGCCGAGGGCACGATTGACATCGTCGGGATAGGCTCGCATCCCTCGCGTGGTCTTAAAAAGGGCGTCGTGGTCAATATCGAATCCACGGTGCAATCAATGCAGCGGGCGGTGGAAGAGGCCGAGCTGATGGCGGGGGTGCAGATTCACTCCGTCTATGCCGGGATCGCGGGTAGTCATATCCGCAGCCTCAATTCCCACGGCATTGTTGCGATCAAGGATAAGGAAGTCACCCAGAGCGATGTTGATCGGGTCATCGATGCGGCAAGAGCCGTGGCGATCCCGGCCGACCAGCAGGTACTTCATATCCTGCCGCAGGAATTCATTATCGACGACCAGGAAGGTATCCACGAGCCGGTGGGCATGTCCGGTGTGCGCCTGGAGGCCAAGGTGCATCTGGTTACCGGCGCGGTCAGTGCGGCACAAAACATCATTAAGTGTGTCCGTCGCTGTGGGCTCGAGGTTGAGGACATCATCCTGGAACAGCTCGCATCGAGTTACGCGGTGCTGACCGAAGATGAGAAAGAATTGGGCGTTTGCCTAGTCGACATCGGCGGCGGCACGACCGATCTGGCCGTGTTTACAGACGGTGCAATCCGGCACACGTCGGTCATTCCCATTGCGGGGGATCAGGTGACCAACGACATCGCGGTCGCGTTGCGTACACCGACGCAGTATGCCGAGGAAATCAAGATCAAATACGCCTGTGCACTTCGCCAGTTGGCGAATCCGGAGGAGACCATCGAGGTACCCAGTGTCGGTGATCGTCCATCCCGGCGGCTATCACGTCAGACCTTGGCCGAGGTGGTCGAGCCGCGCTACGAGGAATTACTCAGCTTGGTGCAAGCGGAGCTCAGGCGCAGCGGATACGAAGATTTGATCGCCGCGGGCATCGTGCTCACCGGCGGTTCTTCAAAAATGGAAGGCGCGCTTGATCTTGCCGAGGAGGTTTTCCACATGCCTGTACGACTGGGTGTCCCGCAGCACGTGTTCGGGCTTGCGGATGTGGTGCGCAATCCGATTCACGCGACGGGTGTCGGCCTTGTGCTTTACGGCAGCCGCGGACGGGGCGCAGGACGTTTGGAGCGACATCGTATGCCGACCTCATCGGACGGCGTTTGGCACCGTATGAAAAGTTGGTTCCAGGGGAATTTTTGA
- the ftsZ gene encoding cell division protein FtsZ produces MFELVDSFAQDAVIKVIGVGGGGGNAVQHMVNASIEGVDFICANTDAQALKNHSAKTVLQLGTNITKGLGAGANPELGRQAAMEDRDRIREVIEGADMLFITAGMGGGTGTGAAPVVAQIAREMGILTVAVITKPFPFEGRRRMASATAGIEELGKHVDSLITIPNEKLLSVLGKGVTLLDAFKAANNVLYGAVQGIAELITRPGLINVDFADVRTVMSEMGMAMMGTGTGSGEGRARSAAQAAISSPLLEDVNIAGAKGILVNITAGLDFAMDEFESVGSEIEALAQNDATVVIGTVIDPDMQDEVRVTLVATGLGSRVTETEVPPSPFPKAEHERLGRGNYKEYDRPTVIRKPHRHDEPPARQMTGTDYLDIPAFLRKQAD; encoded by the coding sequence ATGTTCGAACTCGTAGATTCATTTGCACAGGATGCGGTTATCAAGGTCATCGGCGTGGGCGGCGGCGGCGGCAATGCTGTGCAGCACATGGTCAATGCCAGCATCGAGGGTGTAGATTTCATTTGCGCCAACACGGATGCCCAGGCACTTAAGAATCACAGCGCGAAGACGGTGCTGCAACTGGGCACCAATATCACCAAGGGTTTGGGAGCCGGCGCCAATCCAGAGCTTGGTCGCCAGGCTGCGATGGAGGATCGTGATCGGATTCGCGAGGTCATCGAAGGCGCCGATATGCTGTTCATCACGGCTGGTATGGGTGGTGGCACAGGGACCGGTGCGGCCCCGGTGGTGGCGCAGATCGCTCGCGAAATGGGCATTCTGACCGTCGCAGTGATCACTAAGCCCTTTCCATTCGAGGGACGTAGACGAATGGCGTCGGCCACAGCGGGCATCGAAGAGCTCGGCAAGCACGTCGACTCGTTAATCACTATCCCGAATGAAAAGTTGTTGTCCGTACTCGGTAAGGGTGTGACTTTGCTGGATGCGTTCAAGGCAGCCAATAACGTACTTTATGGTGCGGTTCAGGGCATCGCAGAATTGATCACGCGGCCAGGTTTGATCAACGTTGACTTTGCCGACGTGCGTACCGTGATGTCTGAAATGGGTATGGCGATGATGGGCACCGGCACCGGTTCTGGCGAAGGTCGTGCGCGTAGTGCGGCGCAGGCGGCGATCTCAAGTCCGTTGCTGGAGGACGTGAATATCGCTGGTGCCAAGGGCATTCTGGTGAATATTACCGCTGGTCTGGATTTCGCCATGGATGAGTTCGAGTCTGTGGGTTCGGAAATCGAGGCTTTGGCCCAGAACGACGCGACGGTGGTGATCGGCACCGTGATCGACCCGGATATGCAAGACGAGGTGCGCGTTACCTTGGTGGCGACTGGCCTGGGTAGCCGCGTGACTGAAACCGAGGTTCCTCCGTCACCATTTCCCAAAGCCGAGCATGAGCGTCTTGGTCGAGGTAATTACAAGGAGTACGACCGTCCGACGGTCATCCGTAAGCCACACCGCCATGATGAGCCGCCTGCACGTCAGATGACGGGTACGGACTACTTGGACATCCCCGCGTTTCTGCGTAAACAGGCGGATTGA
- a CDS encoding DciA family protein translates to MQHASQFLPAALLERAKRMARISSMLKSALTPELSAHVWFAGIEGDTAQLLTDSGSWVAPLRFQQQLLLERLNGVMNGPTCTRISIRVVPEGLPANS, encoded by the coding sequence ATGCAACACGCCAGCCAATTCCTACCTGCAGCCCTGCTAGAACGCGCCAAGCGTATGGCTCGAATTTCGTCGATGCTAAAGTCGGCTCTGACACCGGAATTATCAGCGCATGTTTGGTTTGCCGGGATCGAAGGAGACACAGCCCAATTGCTCACAGACAGTGGCAGCTGGGTCGCACCGCTGCGTTTCCAGCAACAATTGTTGCTGGAACGGCTCAACGGGGTTATGAATGGTCCTACCTGTACCCGAATCAGCATCCGGGTCGTACCAGAGGGGCTACCGGCCAATAGCTAA
- the murG gene encoding undecaprenyldiphospho-muramoylpentapeptide beta-N-acetylglucosaminyltransferase yields MSASRPILIMAGGTGGHVFPGLAVAQALAQRGQSVMWLGTRRGLEAKLVPAAGIEMVWIGVGGLRGKGWRTWLLAPMRLVRALWQAGGVLRRLRPRAVIGFGGFVSGPGGVMAVLMQIPLFVHEQNAVPGMTNRWLARFSRTAFTGFPVALPGAAGKTAYVGNPVRAEIAALPTPEVRYDARTGPLKLLVLGGSQGARALNRRVPGALAQLDPARRPQIRHQAGERHYDDARQAYAQAGVDAEIVPFVADMAEAYAWADLVLCRAGALTVAELAAAGVASILVPFPYAVDDHQRANGAYLADTGAAVLIPESELDDAKLLGAFAGIADRTRLRTMAVAARALARPRAAEDVAETCLAAMGAVNGPTGEDRA; encoded by the coding sequence ATGAGCGCTTCGCGCCCGATCCTGATCATGGCGGGTGGTACCGGGGGACACGTATTCCCCGGGCTGGCCGTCGCACAGGCACTCGCACAACGGGGACAATCTGTGATGTGGCTGGGCACCCGGCGTGGTCTGGAGGCCAAGTTGGTGCCGGCCGCCGGTATCGAAATGGTCTGGATCGGCGTGGGTGGATTGCGTGGCAAGGGCTGGCGTACTTGGCTACTGGCACCAATGCGACTGGTGCGCGCGTTATGGCAGGCGGGTGGCGTACTTAGGCGCCTGCGGCCGCGAGCCGTGATCGGTTTCGGCGGCTTTGTGTCGGGCCCCGGCGGGGTGATGGCGGTCTTGATGCAAATACCCCTGTTCGTACACGAACAAAATGCCGTGCCGGGCATGACCAACCGCTGGCTGGCGCGTTTCAGCCGCACGGCCTTCACCGGTTTCCCAGTGGCGCTGCCGGGTGCCGCCGGCAAGACGGCCTATGTCGGCAATCCAGTACGTGCCGAGATCGCCGCACTGCCGACGCCGGAAGTGCGCTACGACGCGCGAACGGGTCCCCTGAAGTTGCTAGTGCTCGGTGGCAGTCAGGGGGCGCGCGCGCTCAATCGGCGCGTGCCCGGCGCACTGGCGCAGCTCGATCCGGCACGGCGGCCACAAATTCGTCACCAGGCTGGGGAACGGCATTATGACGATGCGCGCCAGGCCTACGCGCAGGCAGGTGTCGATGCAGAGATCGTCCCGTTCGTCGCCGATATGGCCGAGGCCTACGCCTGGGCTGACCTTGTACTTTGTCGCGCCGGCGCCCTTACCGTTGCCGAGCTCGCGGCGGCAGGTGTGGCTTCGATTCTGGTCCCGTTCCCGTATGCGGTCGATGACCATCAGCGCGCGAACGGCGCCTATCTGGCCGATACGGGCGCCGCTGTGCTGATCCCGGAATCCGAATTGGACGATGCGAAGCTGCTCGGTGCGTTCGCGGGGATCGCCGATCGCACTCGCCTGCGCACCATGGCAGTGGCGGCGCGCGCGCTGGCGCGTCCGCGCGCCGCCGAAGATGTTGCTGAAACCTGTCTCGCTGCAATGGGCGCGGTGAACGGACCGACTGGGGAGGATCGGGCATGA
- the murD gene encoding UDP-N-acetylmuramoyl-L-alanine--D-glutamate ligase yields MAVPLDNLVVGLGATGLSVARHLAARGESFAVADSRADPPGLERLKAECVPLEIHLGAFDRSLFHRARRLIVSPGVAVSSPAILEAQAAGAEVLGDIELFARCAHAPVIAITGSNGKSTVTTLVGEMARRAGLNVVMGGNLGTPALDLLAEPEPDLYVLELSSFQLETTHSLRPRAAVVLNVSPDHLDRYESIAAYAQAKARVYAGAGHCVVNRDDPLAASLVGECATTGFGLGEPLLPGDYGLSCVDGIHWLMRGQRPLLAANTLRMAGRHNLANALAALALGDEAGLPLTAMLAALRDFPGLPHRCQWVGQYGGADWYNDSKGTNVGATLAAIEGLDGPLVLIAGGQAKGQDFTSLRAALSERARGVVLIGIDAARLREALSDAVPLVEAADMEAAVRAAADFAQAGDRVLLSPACASLDMYANYAARGDSFVRAFEALSHD; encoded by the coding sequence ATGGCGGTACCGCTCGACAACCTGGTGGTCGGTCTGGGTGCGACTGGCTTGTCGGTTGCGCGCCATCTCGCTGCGCGCGGGGAGTCGTTCGCGGTGGCCGACAGTCGAGCCGATCCGCCTGGGCTGGAGCGTCTCAAGGCCGAGTGCGTGCCATTGGAAATTCACCTGGGTGCCTTCGATCGCTCGCTATTCCACCGCGCACGTCGCCTGATCGTCAGTCCTGGCGTGGCCGTTTCCAGCCCCGCCATCCTGGAGGCGCAGGCTGCCGGTGCGGAGGTGTTGGGCGATATCGAGTTGTTCGCTCGTTGCGCCCATGCACCGGTGATCGCGATTACCGGCTCCAACGGTAAGAGTACGGTGACTACCCTGGTTGGCGAAATGGCCCGCAGGGCCGGTTTGAACGTCGTCATGGGCGGCAATCTTGGTACGCCAGCGCTGGATCTGTTAGCCGAACCGGAACCCGATCTTTACGTGCTGGAGCTGTCGAGCTTCCAGCTTGAAACCACCCATAGTCTGCGCCCGCGCGCGGCGGTCGTGCTCAACGTGAGCCCGGATCATCTGGATCGTTATGAGTCGATTGCCGCCTATGCGCAAGCCAAAGCTCGGGTGTACGCGGGTGCCGGACACTGCGTGGTCAACCGCGACGACCCGCTGGCGGCTTCGCTGGTGGGTGAATGCGCTACCACGGGATTTGGTTTGGGAGAGCCGCTGCTACCCGGTGACTATGGCCTGAGCTGCGTGGATGGGATTCATTGGCTGATGCGCGGACAGCGCCCGCTGCTTGCGGCGAATACGCTGCGCATGGCGGGGCGGCACAATCTGGCCAACGCACTGGCCGCCTTGGCGCTGGGCGACGAGGCGGGTTTGCCGTTGACAGCAATGCTGGCGGCGTTGCGAGATTTCCCTGGATTGCCGCACCGATGCCAATGGGTTGGGCAATATGGCGGTGCCGACTGGTACAACGATTCCAAGGGTACGAACGTGGGCGCCACGCTGGCGGCCATTGAGGGCCTCGACGGGCCGCTGGTACTGATCGCGGGCGGACAAGCCAAGGGGCAGGATTTCACATCACTGCGCGCGGCGCTGAGCGAACGGGCTCGCGGCGTGGTGTTGATCGGAATCGATGCGGCACGGCTGCGTGAAGCCTTGTCGGACGCCGTCCCTCTGGTCGAAGCAGCGGATATGGAGGCAGCAGTCCGGGCGGCGGCGGACTTCGCGCAGGCCGGCGACCGCGTGCTGCTGTCGCCTGCCTGCGCGAGCCTGGATATGTACGCGAATTATGCGGCTCGGGGCGATAGCTTCGTGCGTGCATTCGAGGCGCTATCCCATGACTAG
- the lpxC gene encoding UDP-3-O-acyl-N-acetylglucosamine deacetylase — MIRQRTLKNAIRATGVGLHTGEKVLLTLHPAPVDAGVVFRRVDLDPVVSIKATPQNVGDTRLSTTLVQGGTSISTVEHLLSAVAGLGIDNLTVDVSAPEVPIMDGSAGPFVFLIQSAGIVEQHAPKRYIRIKQRVTVEDGDKWARFEPFDGFKVGFGIDFDHPMFKNGVQFTELDFSSTSFVKEVSRARTFGFMRDIETLRARNLALGGSLENAVVLDDYRVLNEDGLRYEDEFVKHKVLDAIGDLYLLGHSLIGAFTGYKSGHALNNRLLRALIAQEGAWEEVTFDDERLAPISYSQPVVALG; from the coding sequence TTGATCAGGCAGCGCACGCTTAAGAACGCGATTCGCGCGACAGGGGTGGGTCTTCATACGGGAGAGAAGGTCTTGCTCACCCTGCATCCTGCGCCGGTCGATGCCGGCGTGGTCTTCCGCCGGGTAGATTTGGACCCTGTCGTTTCGATCAAAGCGACGCCGCAGAATGTCGGAGACACGCGGCTGTCGACCACATTGGTGCAAGGTGGTACTTCCATCTCAACGGTCGAGCATCTGCTTTCGGCCGTGGCAGGCCTCGGGATCGACAACCTGACCGTTGATGTGAGCGCACCAGAGGTACCGATCATGGACGGCAGCGCCGGCCCCTTCGTGTTCCTGATTCAGTCGGCAGGTATCGTTGAGCAGCATGCGCCTAAACGCTATATCAGGATTAAGCAGCGCGTCACGGTCGAGGATGGCGATAAATGGGCCAGATTCGAACCGTTTGACGGTTTCAAGGTTGGTTTCGGCATCGACTTCGATCACCCGATGTTCAAGAACGGAGTGCAGTTCACCGAACTGGATTTCTCCAGCACTTCCTTCGTGAAGGAGGTCAGTCGTGCCCGCACTTTCGGTTTTATGCGCGACATTGAGACTTTGCGCGCGCGTAATTTGGCGTTGGGCGGCAGCTTGGAAAATGCGGTGGTGTTGGATGACTACCGGGTGCTGAACGAGGATGGTCTGCGCTACGAGGATGAGTTCGTCAAGCACAAGGTGTTGGATGCCATTGGCGATCTCTATTTGCTCGGCCACAGCCTGATTGGGGCCTTTACCGGCTACAAATCCGGTCATGCTCTGAATAATCGATTGCTGCGAGCGTTGATAGCGCAGGAAGGGGCTTGGGAGGAGGTGACCTTCGACGACGAGCGACTTGCACCGATCTCGTATTCCCAGCCGGTGGTTGCGCTGGGTTAG
- the ftsW gene encoding putative lipid II flippase FtsW encodes MTSATPNLERARSITGRFNALFGGAVDLPLLIVTFAILGLGLVMVASSSVSVAARDTGNAFYFFDRQALYAVLGIGGALVAFSTRLAIWERSGMALLMFTYFLLLVVLVPGIGHQVNGSIRWIGFGPFNVQVSEPTKLFMAIYLAGFLVRRQGEVCNTLRGFAKPMLVMVIAAALLLIEPDYGSAVTLLAMGLGMLFLGGARLSQFALFLVLTLIAVAVLAVSSPYRVERLTGFLNPWAHPYSSGYQLTQSLIAIGGGSWWGVGLGESVQKLFYLPEAHNDFLFAVLAEELGLAGIALVVGMFSFLVFRGFRIGARAASAGNPFAANLAYGLTIWIGMQAFINMAVNMGILPTKGLTLPLMSYGGSSMLVNCMALGFLQRIHRETVEGDTAPARPRSRQRRRRAT; translated from the coding sequence ATGACTAGTGCAACGCCCAATCTCGAACGCGCGCGCAGCATTACAGGACGCTTCAATGCGCTGTTCGGTGGTGCGGTTGATTTGCCGCTGTTGATCGTGACATTCGCCATTCTGGGTTTGGGCCTAGTGATGGTTGCCTCGTCATCGGTCAGCGTCGCGGCTAGGGATACGGGCAATGCCTTCTACTTCTTTGATCGCCAGGCGCTGTATGCGGTCTTGGGCATCGGCGGTGCATTGGTTGCGTTCAGTACTCGACTGGCGATCTGGGAGCGCTCGGGCATGGCGCTGCTCATGTTTACCTACTTTTTATTGCTGGTGGTACTGGTGCCTGGGATCGGGCATCAGGTCAACGGCAGTATTCGCTGGATCGGCTTCGGCCCATTCAATGTGCAGGTATCGGAGCCTACCAAGCTGTTCATGGCCATTTATCTGGCGGGTTTCCTCGTGCGCCGGCAGGGTGAGGTCTGCAACACCTTGCGCGGTTTTGCCAAGCCGATGTTGGTGATGGTCATCGCGGCGGCCTTGCTGCTGATCGAGCCGGACTACGGTAGTGCAGTGACGCTGCTCGCAATGGGGCTCGGTATGTTGTTCCTGGGGGGCGCGCGATTGAGTCAATTCGCGCTGTTTCTGGTGCTGACATTGATCGCGGTGGCTGTGCTCGCGGTCAGCTCGCCTTATCGTGTGGAGCGCCTGACCGGGTTCCTCAATCCGTGGGCGCACCCCTACAGCTCTGGCTATCAGCTAACGCAGTCGCTGATCGCGATCGGTGGTGGTTCCTGGTGGGGCGTCGGCCTCGGCGAGAGCGTGCAAAAACTGTTCTACCTGCCGGAGGCGCACAACGATTTCCTGTTCGCAGTACTCGCGGAGGAACTGGGTCTCGCCGGTATTGCACTGGTGGTGGGGATGTTTTCTTTCCTCGTGTTCAGGGGATTTCGCATCGGTGCGCGTGCCGCCTCAGCTGGCAACCCCTTTGCGGCCAATCTGGCTTACGGCCTGACCATCTGGATCGGCATGCAGGCATTCATCAATATGGCCGTGAACATGGGCATATTGCCGACCAAGGGACTGACCTTGCCGTTGATGAGTTACGGCGGGAGCAGCATGTTGGTCAATTGCATGGCTTTGGGCTTTCTGCAACGCATCCACCGCGAGACGGTCGAGGGCGATACAGCGCCGGCTCGTCCGCGTTCACGGCAGCGACGGAGGCGGGCGACATGA
- a CDS encoding cell division protein FtsQ/DivIB has translation MPAMTSRRRPRVAAARTPGQGLGIGRWVRLSATILVCAALIVGADRLRGWLLSPDTLPIRIVKVKGAGEHISSQQVQQVVASNLSGGFFGIDLNAVAHALTAIPWVYRANVQRRWPGTLLIRLQPQRPFAYWGRKALLNTQGDIFTPPVSTFPKGLPALSGPDGKEHELMQRYQATQALFATEGLHVVALREDARRAYRLWFANGIELVIGRDWNVRRMARLAAAYARVLAPKADDINRIDLRYPNGFAVAWKHSNTDGATAPAKE, from the coding sequence ATGCCTGCAATGACCTCGCGACGACGACCGAGAGTCGCCGCCGCGCGGACACCCGGTCAAGGGTTGGGTATCGGGCGTTGGGTGAGGCTCTCCGCGACGATACTTGTGTGCGCGGCGCTGATCGTGGGTGCGGACAGGCTGCGTGGCTGGCTGCTCTCGCCGGATACCTTGCCGATTCGTATCGTGAAGGTGAAGGGCGCGGGCGAACACATCTCATCGCAACAAGTGCAACAGGTCGTGGCATCGAATCTCAGCGGTGGATTTTTTGGCATCGACCTCAATGCGGTGGCTCACGCACTGACTGCCATCCCATGGGTCTATCGCGCGAACGTGCAGCGACGGTGGCCGGGCACATTGCTCATTCGCTTACAGCCGCAGCGGCCGTTCGCGTATTGGGGTCGCAAGGCCTTGTTGAACACGCAGGGCGATATTTTCACGCCGCCCGTGTCGACCTTTCCCAAGGGGCTGCCGGCCCTGAGTGGCCCAGATGGCAAGGAGCATGAGCTGATGCAGCGTTACCAGGCCACTCAGGCACTCTTTGCTACCGAAGGTCTACACGTGGTCGCGTTGCGCGAGGATGCGCGCCGCGCATACCGCTTGTGGTTTGCCAATGGCATCGAACTCGTCATCGGGCGGGATTGGAATGTGCGACGTATGGCGCGGCTGGCCGCAGCCTACGCCCGTGTATTGGCACCGAAGGCCGATGACATCAACAGGATTGATTTGCGTTATCCCAACGGCTTTGCCGTGGCCTGGAAACATTCAAACACCGATGGGGCTACGGCCCCCGCCAAGGAGTAG
- a CDS encoding D-alanine--D-alanine ligase: MSVNPRRFGRVAVLMGGWSAEREVSLNSGAAVTAALRAAGVDAVPVDLRRETVFEQLAAGSFDRCFIVMHGTGGEDGTLQAVLDLLDLPYTGSGVLGSALGMDKWRCKLLWQSLGLPAVPGELLSVASDFTAISQRLGLPLFVKPSQEGSSVGVSKVDRAEDLPAAYAAAAGCHGVVLAEPAMAGGDYTVAVLGDQALPAIRIVPATEFYDYAAKYTRHDTRYLCPCGLSEEVEQAMRAMAIDAFASVGGQGWGRVDFLLDAAGKAHLAEVNTVPGMTDHSLVPMAARAMGMDMSQLVLRILEDTLPMDEPV; this comes from the coding sequence ATGAGTGTGAATCCCAGGCGATTCGGCCGCGTCGCGGTCCTGATGGGTGGCTGGTCGGCGGAACGCGAGGTATCGCTCAACAGTGGCGCGGCGGTCACCGCTGCATTGCGCGCGGCCGGGGTCGACGCGGTCCCGGTCGACCTGCGCCGCGAGACCGTATTCGAGCAATTGGCCGCGGGCAGCTTCGACCGCTGCTTCATCGTCATGCATGGCACCGGCGGAGAGGATGGCACGCTCCAGGCGGTACTGGATCTGCTCGATTTGCCATACACCGGCAGCGGTGTGTTGGGTTCGGCGCTGGGCATGGACAAGTGGCGCTGTAAATTACTGTGGCAGTCGCTGGGTTTGCCGGCGGTGCCGGGCGAGCTACTCAGCGTGGCCAGCGATTTCACGGCGATTTCACAGCGCCTGGGATTGCCGCTGTTCGTCAAGCCATCGCAAGAAGGTTCGAGTGTCGGGGTCAGCAAGGTCGATCGCGCCGAGGATCTGCCGGCAGCTTATGCCGCGGCGGCAGGTTGTCATGGTGTGGTATTGGCCGAACCGGCGATGGCGGGTGGCGATTACACCGTCGCGGTGCTCGGCGATCAGGCGCTACCAGCGATTCGTATCGTGCCGGCCACCGAATTCTACGACTACGCGGCCAAATACACTCGTCACGATACTCGCTATCTCTGCCCTTGCGGCCTGTCGGAAGAGGTCGAGCAGGCCATGCGCGCAATGGCCATAGATGCCTTCGCGAGCGTGGGTGGCCAGGGTTGGGGGCGAGTGGATTTTCTACTGGACGCAGCTGGCAAGGCACACCTGGCTGAGGTCAACACCGTGCCAGGGATGACCGATCACAGTCTGGTACCGATGGCTGCTCGGGCGATGGGTATGGACATGTCGCAGTTGGTGTTACGCATCCTAGAGGACACGCTGCCGATGGACGAGCCGGTATGA
- the murC gene encoding UDP-N-acetylmuramate--L-alanine ligase, whose product MSQVREHMAMRRIRRIHFVGVGGAGMGGIAEVLANLGYEVSGSDQTDNAMTRHLADLGVRVDRGHNAEHVSGVDVVVVSTAVKGDNVELAAARAARIPVVRRAEMLAELMRFRYGIAVAGTHGKTTTTSLVASLLAEGGLDPTFIIGGRLNSTATHSRLGDSHYLVAEADESDASFLHLLPMISVVTNIDADHLGTYGGDYAELERVFVEFIHHLPFYGLAVVCVDDSGVQAILPQLSRPLRTYGIACTADVMARDIHYDGPSSRFEVSLPGRAAPLPVRLSLPGRHNVLNALAAIAVAHDLGVSDEAIQRALSGFQGIGRRFQMGGEIETVHGSVLLVDDYGHHPTEIAATVDAARKAWPTRRLVVAFQPHRYSRTRDLFEDFVSVLSEVDALVLMEVYAAGEEPIANADGRSLARAIRARGRVEPVFVEEVERLPETLVDLVRGGDVVLTLGAGSIGAVAARLPVRLLAPGFADGEGA is encoded by the coding sequence ATGAGTCAGGTCCGAGAACACATGGCGATGCGGCGCATTCGCAGAATCCACTTCGTGGGTGTCGGCGGTGCAGGCATGGGTGGCATCGCCGAGGTGTTGGCCAATCTGGGTTACGAGGTCAGTGGCTCCGATCAGACCGACAACGCGATGACGCGTCACCTTGCCGACTTGGGCGTGCGCGTTGATCGCGGCCACAACGCGGAACACGTCTCCGGCGTGGATGTGGTGGTCGTGTCGACGGCAGTGAAGGGCGACAACGTCGAACTCGCCGCGGCTCGCGCTGCACGCATTCCCGTGGTGCGCCGCGCCGAGATGCTTGCCGAGTTGATGCGCTTCCGTTACGGCATCGCGGTGGCGGGAACGCATGGCAAGACCACGACGACGAGCCTGGTCGCCAGCCTACTGGCCGAGGGTGGGCTTGATCCGACCTTCATCATCGGTGGGCGGCTCAACAGCACCGCGACACATTCGCGTCTGGGCGACAGCCACTATCTCGTGGCCGAGGCGGATGAGAGCGACGCCTCGTTTCTACATTTGCTGCCGATGATTTCCGTGGTCACGAACATCGATGCGGATCATCTGGGTACCTACGGGGGTGATTACGCCGAGCTTGAGCGCGTCTTTGTCGAGTTCATTCATCATCTGCCGTTCTACGGTCTGGCCGTGGTCTGCGTAGATGATTCCGGCGTACAGGCGATCCTGCCGCAGCTGAGCCGGCCGCTGCGCACCTATGGTATCGCCTGCACAGCCGATGTGATGGCGCGTGATATCCACTATGACGGGCCAAGCAGTCGCTTCGAGGTCAGTCTGCCAGGTCGGGCTGCGCCTTTGCCGGTGAGGTTGAGTCTGCCGGGGCGTCACAATGTCCTCAATGCACTGGCCGCCATTGCGGTCGCCCACGATCTGGGTGTGAGCGATGAGGCGATCCAGCGGGCACTGTCCGGTTTCCAGGGTATCGGCCGACGCTTCCAGATGGGGGGCGAGATTGAAACCGTACACGGCTCGGTATTGCTGGTGGACGACTATGGGCATCACCCGACCGAGATCGCAGCGACTGTCGATGCCGCCCGCAAGGCTTGGCCGACGCGTCGCCTGGTGGTTGCCTTCCAGCCACATCGCTACAGCCGTACCCGCGATCTTTTCGAGGACTTCGTCTCCGTACTTTCCGAGGTCGATGCGCTGGTCCTGATGGAGGTGTATGCCGCCGGTGAAGAGCCGATCGCCAATGCCGATGGACGCAGTTTGGCGCGCGCGATTCGCGCACGCGGGCGGGTCGAGCCGGTCTTCGTGGAGGAGGTAGAGCGCTTGCCGGAGACGTTGGTTGATCTTGTGCGTGGCGGCGATGTGGTATTGACCCTGGGTGCCGGTTCCATTGGTGCCGTTGCGGCGCGGCTACCCGTGCGATTACTCGCGCCGGGATTCGCGGATGGGGAGGGCGCATGA